From the Helianthus annuus cultivar XRQ/B chromosome 17, HanXRQr2.0-SUNRISE, whole genome shotgun sequence genome, the window CGGACATTGTACTGTCACAACAGAAATACATCTCTGAGCTGTTACAGAAAGCAGGCCTATccgatgccaaacctgtttcgtCTCCTATCGCCACAACGGCTAACTTAGCCTTGGGAGACAGCCCACCATTTGACAACCCCGCAAAATATCGACAGCTCGTTGGTGGCCTTCAATATGCCACCTTGTCAAGACCTGACATTGCCTATGCGGTTAACAAAGTATGCCAATTTATGCATTCTCCCACCGAAAATCACTGGTCCGCTGTCAAACGTATCTTGCGCTATCTAAAAGGTTCTATCTCCCACGGGCTTCTCATACAACAGCACTCCGAGTCAGCGTTACATGCCTATGCGGACTCCACACATCCCAATCTCTCGGCCTTCTCGGATGCGGACTGGGCCGGGTGTCCGGATGACCGTCGTTCCACGGGGGGCTATGCTATCTATTTGGGTTCGAACCTTGTCTCATGGTCTGCACGAAAACAGAAGACTGTCTCTCGGTCATCCACAGAGTCCGAATACAAAGCACTCGCAGATGCTGTTGCTGAATTGACATGGCTGCAAACTCTCCTTCGTGAGCTACATGTCCCTACACGATCTGCCCCTAAATTATGGTGTGATAATCTGGGTGCAACATATCTATCAGCTAATCCCGTCTTCCATGCCCGTACAAAACATGTCGAGGTAGATTATCACTTTGTTCGAGAAAAGGTGGCTCGGGGTCAGCTATCAGTTCAGTTTATTACTACAGATGATCAGATCGCAGATGTCTTTACAAAGCCTTTGCCTTCTCCAAAATTTCTCTTTCTACGGTCCAAGCTAAGAGTCGCTCCCCGGCCTTAGCTTGCGGGGGGATATTAGACAAACATTAGTTCATATTTAATTAGTATCTAATTGTATAGGGTCTAGAATGTATTATTCTAGTCTTTATATATACCATGTAATTATACAATTCAATACGTAATACAATTACTGATTACCAAGTTTATCTGTAAGTAACGAACTTACCTCGATCTTGTGACTTTGTTTGTGAACCGGAACTAGCTCCTTCTTCTTTCGATCCTACATGAATTCGTTCTTATTTAGATCATCATTCTTACAATCATAATCATACTTTCAAGCATCAATGTCACTCATATAACAATTAACAATGCATTAACTTTCAACATATCAAAACCATTAACTCATGATTTATTCAAGACTACTTAGTTGTCATTGAGGCATTTAATCGAACACCTAACATGCGTACTACTTATCAAGCctcatgtacttgtatcttatgcATAATTCACTAGAATACATCACAATTAACACAATCAACCATTCTTGCACAAATCATTCATCCTACACATAATAATCTACGAATGTTCTAGTATACATACTTTGATTCATAGAAATTACTCTACTTATTTCAAATTACATAACCATCATCCTACTAAGACAAGTGGGGTTTTCCCCAAAATCTTTAGTACTTCACATTCAAGCATAATACACCTTCTAACTAATGATTCTAACCCATACATAATCTCAATTTCATACTAATTCACGGATTGGTGAAACCCACTTCATAGAAAAGCATAAGAACACAAAATTCTAACTCACCTTAGGTTCAAGACACTTGGATTATTGAGTATTTAGGCACATGCATTCGAATTTTGCCATGAATCACTACTAATTTGCTGGATTTTGGAGTTCTTTTATGAAGTAGGGTTTCTCCCCTTTTCTTCTTTCCTGGTCGCGACCCACAACCACACCCAAATACTGGGTTTTGATTTCTTATTTCATATTTTATCAAATGTTACAAAAACAACCCCCTAGTTAGGTTTATTGATCCTTTTTATCCCATTCTATATTTTATAAACTTTCTTTAGATTTTTAACATTAATACCATAACTAAGTATATAATTCTTTTAGTTGTTGAAGCATTCTATTTTATAAATTTTGggatgttacaaatctaccccccttaa encodes:
- the LOC110923300 gene encoding uncharacterized mitochondrial protein AtMg00810-like, which encodes MAVGCTRDVSIIQWQYVDDIILTGNDPQAIDSVIHHLSRVFPVQDMGRLSYFLGIEVASKGTDIVLSQQKYISELLQKAGLSDAKPVSSPIATTANLALGDSPPFDNPAKYRQLVGGLQYATLSRPDIAYAVNKVCQFMHSPTENHWSAVKRILRYLKGSISHGLLIQQHSESALHAYADSTHPNLSAFSDADWAGCPDDRRSTGGYAIYLGSNLVSWSARKQKTVSRSSTESEYKALADAVAELTWLQTLLRELHVPTRSAPKLWCDNLGATYLSANPVFHARTKHVEVDYHFVREKVARGQLSVQFITTDDQIADVFTKPLPSPKFLFLRSKLRVAPRP